The Streptomyces sp. NBC_01363 region CGCCGGCCGCGGCCTTGTCGGCCAGGCCGGGCGGCAGGGAACCGTCACCGGTCTCCTGGGAGAACGAGTTGACGATCCCGTCGTCCTTCTGGGCCTGCCGATACGCCGCCACGGTCTTCTTGTAGACGGGGCCCATGGCGCTGGGCGGGCTGTAGCCCTTGATGTCGATGATGAGCCCGTCGGCCTTGACGGCGGCGTCCAGGTTCTTCTGGTCCTCCATGAAGGCCTTGGCCCACTTCTTGGCCAGGGGAACATCGGACGACTTGGAGCTCACCGTCATCCCGCCGCCGAGGACGCCGGGGAGTGCCGGGGCCCCCTGGTCCGTGGGCCACGCGAAGACGCCCGTGTCGAAGTCCGGCTTCTTCGTGTCGGCCGAGGCCGAGAACCAGCTGCCCATCGGATACATCGCGCCCTTACCGTCACGGAAGGCCTGTTCGGTGTCCGCGTAGGAGCGGGAAAGGCCGGCGCGGTCGATGTATCCCTTGTCCGCGAGGCCGGCGACCTTCTGGGCGGCGGCGACGAACGCCGGGTCGGTGAACTTGACCTTGCCCTCGGCGCGTTGGGACAGCCAGTCCGGGGTCTTCTTGTAGACGTCGGTGGCCACCGTGCAGATCAGCGGGAACATGTCGGCCCAGGAATCCTTGCCGCCACCGCCGACCACGAAGGGGTTGATGCCCTTTTTCTTCAACTTGGCGCTGTCGTCGAGCAGTTCACGGTACGTGCGTGGCGGTGTGTCGATGCCGGCCGCCGCGAAGTCCTTCTTGTCGTAGTAGACCAGCGTCGTCTGGGCGGAGTAGGGCAGCTGGTAGACCTTGCCGTCGTACGTGTTGGCGCGGGGGTTCTTGTACGTCGCGAGTTCCTTGTCCGTCCACGGCGCCAGCTTGCCCGCCTCGGCGAATCCGGCGGGGTTCAGGCCGATCATGACGTCCGGGAACTGGCCCGTGCTGTCGAGCTGCTTCGCGTACCCGGTGCGGTCGGCGCTGGGCGACACGAGCTTCTTGATCGTCACCCCGGGCACCTTCGCCGAGGCGCGGGCGATCGCGGCGTCCCAGTACTTCGCGTCCAGGTTGGGCGTTTCGAAGGTGAGGAAGGTCAAGGTGGCCTTGTCGCCGTCGCCCTTGGATGCACTCGTACCGGAACTGCCGGCCGTGCACCCGGCCAGGAGGAGAGCACCTGCGAGGGCGGCGGTTCTTGTGAGTATCGGATTGCGCGTCATGTCCAACTTCCCCTACCCGTCGTTGTCCGGGGGCGGTACCGAGTCGCTGTCTTGTTCGTACCGAGACGAGAGAGGGAATCCCGCTGCCGACCGTCCACCGAATCCGTCACATGGTTCAGACTCTTCCCAGAGTCCTGCTGCTCTCGAGGGCGACCGCTTCCCCTCAGCGTTCGCCCCTCAGGGCACCTTGGGGTATGGAAGTCCGCGCGCGACGGCATGTCAAGAGATGAGAAGGAGTTATTACCTCAACCAAGGCGGCAATAGATCTGATACATGTCGGTAGAGTTTCGCCGGACCCTACGGATTCGCTTCACAGGAACGAGACGCGTCGGTGGCGCGGTTCACGACTCCGGCACGCCTCGACCGCCCGTCGCTCCGTCGCCCCGTCGTCCGGTCGTTTCCGGTGTGGGCGACGGGGCGGGGAGGCGGGGCACTACTGATCGAGGCTGTCGTCCGCGGTCACGCCCCGTCCGGGCCGGCGGGAACGGCGGGAGCGGCAAAGATGCGATTGCGGATCTCTCGCTGGACCTGGAGTTCCGTCGTGTCGATATGGCGGGCCATGAGGGCGGCGGCCTGTTCCGGCTCACCGGCCCCGATCGCTTCCAGGATCGCCAGGTGCTGCTCCGCAGCCCCGGCGAGTGATCCCGGTGCGGAGTCGGCCAGGGCCACGATGGTGACCTGTCGCTGCAGCCGCTGGATCGCGTCGACCAGGCTGGAGAGGAACGCGTTCCCCGCTGCCGCGCCGATCGCCTGATGGAACTCCGCATCGGCCCGGCCGAACGACTCGTGGTCGTCTCGCTCGGCGGCCTCCGCCGAGCGCTGCGCCGCCTCGCGGATCGCCCTGAGCTGAACCGGTGTGGCCCGCGCGGCCGCGAGCCCGCTGGTCTCGGCCTCGGTGAAGCGCCGGAACTCGAACAGTTCACCGACGCGGCTCGGGTCGGTCGGCAGGAACCGGGAGAACGTGTCGGACCACAGGTCGTTCCTGGGATGCGCCACGAAAATGCCGCGCCCCTTCTCCACCGAGAGCCTCCCGAGGGCCGAGAGGATCTTGACGCCCTCTCGCACCACCGTCCTGCTCATGTCCACTTCGGCCGCCAGATCCTTCTCCGTCGGCAGCCGGTCGCCGGGCCCCATCCCCTGCCGGGCGACGTACTCCAGGATGCGCTCCGCCGCGACCTCGTAGCCGGGGCGGTAGGGAGCCGCCTCCGTCTCCGTCTCCGATGCCGCGGACGCGGGCCGGGAAGATCCAGTCATGTTGCTCCATGTATCCGATGCATGCCGTCACGAAATACCAAGTGCTGGGCCCCCAAGATACCTCCCGGGCCGCCCGTTCAGGGGTGCTCGGATCGCCCCACGGAGTACCCCTGCCCATCGGGAATAGATCCGAACTAAGCCTTGACGGCCCCTTCTGTGCCGTGCACGCTAGACCGCACTTGTGCTGCGGTAGTTACACAGGAGAAGCAAGCGCACTTCCCTGCACGGGCAGGCCTATGGGCTCTCCGGCTCATGGCCGTCCGCCGATCCCGCTCCCCGGAACAGCGCGAACCATCTCCGCTGAAGAATACGAACTATCCAGGTGACCTCGTTCGTCGCTCGACGTTTGCCGGCCTTGCGCCCCTCTGCGCTGTTCACGGGCAGTTGATCAGCGATCCCACGCGTCATCGAGAGTCACTTCACCTAGGAGGACATGTGGACAGGCGTCGCTTTCTGGTTGCCAGCGGCTTGAGTTCGGCCACGGCCGTGGCCATGGCCGCCGGACCCGCGCATGCTGCGCGAACGGCCAGGACCAAGACGTCCCCGTCGCTGCGGATCGGGGCGGGCTTCCTGTCGGTGGGCATCAGCGGCTCCGGGTACGTGGACAGCCTGGTGGACCTGCGTGACGGCACCGACCACCTGGCTGAGGACACCCCCGTGCCGCTGGTCAGCGTGGTGGCCGACGGCAAGCACGTGGTTCCCGCGAAGGTGCGGGTCGTGTCGCGTGACCGGGCGCACCACCGGCAGGTCCTGGAGTTCGTCGGCGAGAGCGTGACGATCCAGGTAGAGGCCGTCGGGTTTCCCACGCATTCCACACTTGAAGTCGTCGGCCTGACGGCCGCCTCGGGTGTGGATGTGCAGACGCTGCTGTGGGGTCCGCTGCCGACGACGCTCGACGACACCATCGGCGAGACGGTCGGTGTGGTCGCCAACTCCGATTTCGTCATGGGGGTCCGGCCGCTGAACGACAAGACGGTGGGCGGGTGGCCGAACGAGCATCTGGCATACGGGTTCGGTCCCGATCTCGTCTGGAATCCGTACGGGCTCCAGACCGGCGCGAAGGACGAGTGGCTGGCCAGCAACGTCGCCGCGAAGACCACGTGGGGCAGCGTCCTGCGCGCCGCCACCTACGACTACAGCAAGGTGCGGGTCCGGCAGCGCACCAACGGTTACGAGATCCCGCTCGGCCCGCTGCCCGCGCCCGAGGGCCGGATCGTCGGGTCGAAGATAGCCCTGTTCGGCAGTGCGCCGGATCTCGCCCTGACCGTGCTCAGCCAGATCGCCAAGGAGCACGACCAGGCGTACCCCACCCTGGACGACCAGTGGCAGAAGGTGGCCCAACGCACCTCGCAGACCCACTTCTGGGTCCACGACCTCAACACGGGCAACGTCACCGCGGCCGCGAAGCTCGCCGCGCAGGCCGGGGTGCGGAACATCTACGCGATCAGCGGCAACGGGCCGTGGGTGTCGCACGGGCACTACCAGTTCAACGGCTCCTTCGGCGGATCGGACGCGGCGGCCGCCCAGTTGGTGGCCGCCGCGGCGAAGGAGGGGATCGAGGTCGGGGTGCACACCCTGTCCACCTTCATCGACGCCAACGACCCGTACGTGAAGGCGCCGGCCGATCCACGGCTCGCGGTGGGCGGCTCCGCCCGGCTCACCCGCCCGCTGGCCGGGTCGGACACCACGCTGTACGTGGATGCCAACGGCCTGCTGGCCTCCGGCGTCGACGGTCAACGGCTGCGCATCGGCGACGAGTTCATCACCTACGGCTCCGTCACCAAGGTCAGCAACACCGAGTGGCAGGTCGGCGGCCTGAGCCGGGCACAGTGGTCCTCGGCCGCCAAGGACTACCCGGCCGGCACCACCGTCGCCCGGCTCATCCAGAACGGCTACGGCGGCGCGCTGGCCAGTCTGCCGATCACCGATGAGATCGCGACCCGGCTGGCCACCGCCTACAACACCAGCGGCGTCCACGCCACGTCCTATGACGGGCTTGAAGGCACCGGCTACAACGGCTGGGGCGGCTACGGCTTCGCACGTCTCGTCAACGGCGTCCACCGGCAGGTCACCACCAAGAACTTCATCACCGAGTGCAGCAACCTTGCGTCGAACACCTGGGACGCCCAGTCCAGGGCGAGCTGGGGTGAGATCGGCCCCACGAGCTACGCTCAGATCATCCGCAGCAACACCTTCTACCGAGCGAACTACCTGCCCGGGATGATGGGCCAGCAGGGGCTCTCGGGCAGCGACACCCTGCAAAAGATCGAGGACACCCTGGCGCACGCGGCCTCCCTCGACGCCGGCATCAACTTCGAGACCACCGTGAGCGGTCTCCAGTCCGGGCAGAACGCCACCGCGCTGCTCGCCGCCGTCCGGATGTGGGAGTCCGCGCGCGCAGCCGGTGCGTTCACTGCCGAGCAGAAGAAGCAACTGGGCGTCGCGAGCAGGCACTGGCACCTGAGCGAGGTCACGCCGGACGCCGAGTGGACGCTGCAGGAGAAGGACACGTCCGGTCAGTCGACCGGCGACCCGCAGCCGGTCAAGGCCCCGACGCCGGGCTTCGCCACGCCGGAGCCGACGGGCGCCCGGGTCGGAAGGCTGTACGCCTTCAAGGTGACCTCGACGACTCCGCGGACCATCCGCTACGAGGTCACTGACGGCCGCCTCCCGCGCGGCCTGACCCTCAACCAGGACACCGGTGGCATCACCGGAATTCCTGCCTTCCCCGGCACCAGCAAATTCACCATCACCGCCAAGAACGGCGGGCGCATCGCCGATGCGAAGATCACCTACAAGGTGACGACCAGGCCGTGACCGCGCCGTGCCGTGCCCCGGCCTCGGCCGGGGCACGGCACGGCTGGCACCTGCTCCCCGTCGCGTCACCCGCACGAACCTCCAGGAACGAATCCATCGAGAACGCTTGGAGTTTCACATGAGAGTGCGTCCAAGACAGCTGCTGTGCCTTCTCGCATTTATGGTCTCCCTGCTCGCCCTCGCCGCTCCCGCCACACCGGCGAGCGCCGCCCCCGACCCGGTCAACGCAAAACCCGCAGTGGTGCCCGCCCTCCAGAAGTGGCAGGGCCGCACCGGATTCTTCGAGCTGAGCCGGCACAGCCGCATCGTGTTCGCCGGAGCGCACCGCGACCGTCTCCGCGACCAACTCGCCACCCTCCCCGACGAGATCGAGCAGGTCACGGGGCGCAAGCCGGCCCTGTCGCCGCGCCACCCGCACAGCGGCGACATCGTGCTGTCGATCGATCCCACCCTGCCCGAAGCGGTGGACGGCGCCCGGTTCAAGGAAGAGGGCTACACCTTCACGGTCACCGGCAAGAACGTGCGGATCACCGCGCCGACCGCGAAGGGCGTCTACTACGGCACCCGTACGCTCCTGCAGATCCTGCTGCTCGACGACGGCCGTGATTCCGTCCCCGTGGGCACTGCCGTGGACTGGCCGAACTACAAGGTGCGGGGCTTCACGCTGGATGTCGGGCGGCGCTTCTTCACCGCGGACTTCATCCGGGACTACATCCGTCTCATGGGCTGGTTCAAGCTCAACGAGTTCCAGATCCACCTCAACGACAACGGGTTCAAGGGTGACCGTCCCTGGAGCGAGGCCCAGGCCGGCTTCCGGCTCAAGACCGAAAACCCCCTGCTGTCCGGCCTGGCCTCGAAGGACGGAGCGTACGACCGGCGCGACTGGGAATCCTTCGAGGACACTGCCGCCGCCAACGGCGTCACGCTCGTCCCCGAGTTCGATGCTCCCGCCCACTCGCTCGCGTTCATCCGGTTCAAGCCGTCCCTCGGTCTGAACAACGGCGACTCCGACCACCTGGACCTGTCCAAGCCGGAGACCACCGCGTTCATGAAGTTGGTGTTCGCCGAGTTCACGCCGTGGTTTCGCGGTCCGGACGTGCACTTCGGCGCCGACGAGTACCGGGTCGACAAGCCCCGCTACAAGACCTACTTCAACGAGATGGCCACCCATATCCGCGCGCTCGGCAAGCATCCGCGCGCCTGGGGCAGCCTGTCCCTGATGGCGTCCAGCACCGAGGGCTACGACCGGGACGTCACCCTCAACAGCTGGAACAACCAGTGGTACGGCCCGCAGGCCGCCAAGAAGGACGGCTACTCGTTCATCAACACCAACGACGCCCTGCTCTACATCGTCCCGTTCGCGAGCTACTACCACGGCCACGGGCTGGACGGTAAGTACCTCTACGACAACTGGGAACCCAACGTCTTCCCCGACGGCCAGAGCGTCGCACCGAAGGACCCCCAACTCCTCGGCTCCATGTCCTCGGTGTGGAACGACCTGACCACGTCCAGCTACACCGAACTCGACGTACACAAACTGGTCGAGCCCACCTTCGGAATTCTGGCGCAGAAGATGTGGAGCGGCGCCAACTCGGGTGTCCCGTACAGCGATTTCATGTCGACCGTGCGCAAGCTCGGCGTGGGTACGGGGCTGACCGAGGTCGCCACGACACTCGCCACCCCGGCCAACAGCGAGCTGAGCGCGGGCAAGCCGGCGACCGCGTCCGCGGGCACGGCCGACGCGGCGTTCGACGGGGTGAGCACCACCAAGTGGCAGAGCGGCCCGGGAGATCACGCCTGGCTCCGCGTGGACCTCGGCCGCCCCCAGATCGTCACCAGGGCCGACCTGGACTGGGCGCCCGCACACGGCCGCGACTACGCGATGCAGGTGTCCGGCGACGGCAGGACCTGGACCACGGTCGCCCGCCGCACGGACCGCGCGTCCGCGGGATCCGACACGCTCACCTTCGAACCGGTCACCGCCCGGTACGTGCGTCTCGTCGGCACCGAAGCGGCCCGCAAACAGGACGGCTACGCGCTGTGGAGCATGCGCGTCTTCGACGCAGCGGATCTGGCGCTGCACCGGCCGACCACCGCGTCGTCGTCCGAAGTGCCCAGCCTGGGACCGGAGAACGCCACCGACGGTGACCCGGCGAGCCGCTGGGCCAGTGCCTACCGTGACGGCGAATGGATCCAGGTGGACCTGGGCCAGGCACAGACGGTCCGCCGCGTCCTGCTCGACTGGGAGACGGCGTCCGGACAGGACTACGACATCCAGGTCTCCGACGACGGAGTGAACTGGAAGACAGCCGCCGCCGTCCGGGACAAGCCTGCGGGCGCCCGCGTGGACGACCTCACCTTCGCGCCCGCCTCGGGCCTGTACGTGCGCATGCAAGGCATCAAGCGCACGTCGTCCTTCGGCTATTCGCTCCGGCGCTTCGAGGTCCGGGCCGCGAGCCCGGAGCCGAACCTCCTGCGCCGCTGAGACGTGGTGCCGACCGGTGACGGCGCCGGTCGGCACCACTGCACAAGGCCGGGATTCCTGTCGCTGGGTCTCGACCCGACGGGCCGGTTCGTTGAAACGGGGAGGCCAAAGCTCAGAACGGGTGGGGCGCTGCGGCGGAGACGTCACGAAGTGCACGGGTGTTTCGAGTGAGCTGACGATCACTCCCGCAGTCCCGTAATAGCGGAGCGCGGAAAGGCCCTCACCTCGCGCTTTCATGAGCGTGCTCGTCCATGCCTTGATCAAATAAGCGGAGAGTGCTTCTGACCTGCAACGATGGGACTTGTCTAGGGTCCTGTTGGCTGCACGGAAAGAAGCACTCTCCAGGTGAGCAAGTGTATCGGGTTGTACCCGCGTGTCCGCGTCGAGGGCGGTGGCAGCGGGGCGGTCTCGCAGGCCGGGGCGGTGCTGCTGGTCGAGACGGTCCGCAAGTCCGGCCTGGACACCGCGATATCGGTGGCATTGGCACCGTGGCGCAAGCCGCGGGCAGTGCACGACCCGGGCAAGGTCCTGCTGGATGTCGCGCTCGCGACGGCTCTGGGCGGGGACTGCCCGCGGCTTGCGCCACGGTGCGGGCCGAGCCCGACGTGTTCGGCCCGGTGGCGTCCGACCCCACGGTCTCACGGCTCATCGGCGCCCTCGCCGCAGCCGGACCGAAGGCGCTCACCGCGATCCGGTCGACGCGGGCCGAAGTACGGTCGCGGGTCCGGGAACTGGCCGGGGCGAACGGTCCGGCCGCCGACGGTCACGTAATCGTGGACATCGACGGCGTACTGGTCCTTGCGCACTCCGAGAAGCAGGACGCCACCGCGACCTGGAAGAAGACCTCCGGCCATCATCCGCTCGTCACGTTCGTCGACCACGGCCAGGCCCGTTCCGGAGAGCCGGTGGCCGCGCTGCTGCGGCCCGGCAACGCAGGCGTGTAGGTGCATGTCGTGTCGGCCGTCGTCATGCACGGCGGCGCTGCGCTTGGTGCCTTCCAGGAGGTAGCCGGTTTTTATGGCGACTCTGCAGGATGCTGTGTTGCGTGTCGAGTGGTCCAGCTCCAGGCGGCGGAAGCCGATCTCATGCAGGGCCCAGGCGGTGAGCGTGGCGAGGGCACCGGAGGCCACGCCAGCGCCGTGGGCGGCCGGGAGCACCCAGTACGCGACGTCGGCGATGCCGTCGTCGAAGTCCAAGCCGCGCAGGGCGATCCGGCCGAGCACCTCTCCGCCGTCGCGGGTGGCCGCCCAGTGGCCGCCCCCTTCTCGTTGCCAGTTCCGGCGATAGGCGTCGAACCACTCCCGGACCTGCGTCTCGGTCAAGGGCCGTCGCGTGTGCCGGCGACGGATCTCGTCGTCACGGTAAGCGGAGAGGAATCCTGGCGCGTCGCCCCTACCTCCTGTGGACGGTCGCGGATACCTGCCGCGCACTCACCTGGCGGTGGGCCGTGGCTCTGTCCATTCAGCCCCTCTCTCGGTCCGGCACGTACACCGCGAGCCGTGGCTGGCTCGTGTCGCGGCACGGCACCGATCAGACCGAGATAGTCACTCCCGACCTGACGAGGCTCACTGCGGGAACGCGTACCTTCGAGTTGACGGACGTCACCCAGCTGTAGTGAGCCCGCTCGATCACATCCCCGTAGTCGGCCGTCTCGTCCGGCACCACGACCGAGTACGGCGCATAGCGGCATTCCTGCAAGGTCTCCGCGACCCTCCGGACGCGATCGGGAGCCCTCTCCAAGAGGTCCTGGTCAGCGCCCAGCCTTTTCGCCCGTCGATCTCGACGCCCAAGCATCGAAGACAGGCGTGGCGCGCGACCCTGGTCAGCGCGTCTCCGGCATTGGGATGCCGACCATCATCTGGCGGGGTGTGACTGGTGTTGCTTGCAGCGGAACGGCGGTGCCAACGTTGCAAGGCGGGCAGATGGCAACGCGGTACCTACCCAACGTGCCGAACATCGGTCTGCGGGGGAGGGCGAGGCTATGTGGCCTCCTTGGAACCTACACCAGGCCATATGTCAAGCAGCGACTTGCCGACACTTCCCGGCGACCCACCGCCACTGCGGGTGAGTAGACGTCAGAAGATCACCTGCAAGGGCTAATTGTCTTTCAATCTCCCAAGCCCAACGCAATTTTGACGATCAGTCAGTTCTCCTTCGGAGCGCCACAAAGGGGCTCTGCATACCCGATCAGCCCACGAAAACGAGGATCTGGATTTGCTCGATATGACAGGAATGGGGGGCGTTAGTACGTTCAATCACGCACCGGCTGTCACAGCGGGACTGTCTCTGAAGTCCAAGAAGGAGAACAAGCGACATGATCATGACCCGTTCCCACGCGATCGCCACGGGCGTCGCGGCCGCCGCGGTACTGACCGCGACCGGCATCACCTACGCCACCGCCGTCCCCGCCCCCCAGGCCCAGGCCCAGGTGGCCCCGGCCGCCGTCCCCGCTCAGGCCCTCATGGGCGGGGAGGGCGGCAACACGGGCAAGGGCAACGAAGGCAACGAGCGCCGGGGCAACGAGCGCGGGGGCAACGAGCGCGGGGGCAAGCGCCATCACGAGGAGGGCCGGATCCACATCAACGAGCGCGAATACTCCGGCCGCCCCGACGGCTGCATCACCGTCGTCAGCGGCCTGGGCGCCAAGAGCTTCAACATCCGCAACGACAGCCGCAACGACGTCGAGGTCTTCCGCGGAGCCGTGTGCGACAACGGCGCCCCCATCGCCACCGTTGGCCCCCACAGCTCCGCCAACAACGTCCGCCCGGGCAAGGACGAGGACGAGAACTGCGAGGAGGGCGAGCACCACAAGAAGATGGATGACGGCGTGAAGGTCAAGCACGGAGTCGTCGCCAGCTTCCGCGTCATCAAGCGCCACCACGACGAGAGGGGCGAGGGCGGCGAATTCGGCGATTACTAAAACCAACAACCGCCTGATGCGCAGGCCAAAGAATCCCGGCCCGCCGTAATCGGGCCGGGGCCCTCCGGTCAGGCGCACAACACAGAATCCCGGCCCGCCGTAATCGGGCCGGGATTCTGGTCTGGCCCCGGCCCGAGGATATCCCTTCTCGGAACTTCCAGCTCGGAACCGCGGAGGTGCGTGGAAGCGCCGACAAGGGCGGTGTACAGCCGTACGGGCATGAAACCGATCCACGCGCAGCACCTCAGCGAGCCCGAGTTTGTCGTCCTCGACATCACCGCATCCTAGTGATCCACTAAAAGGCCCAGGCCAGAGGCTGTTTTTTGCTGTTCGCCGAGCGTAGATATCTCACAAATCTGTCACGTGCTCTTGATCATCAGGCACTGCCGACGCCAAGCTCGACGGCCAGCCTGTCACCGTGACCGCAGTGAAGTTCGACGAAATCTGCTGAACGCCGCGCCCCATGCCCGCTACGTATCCCCACTGCCGGGCGAAGGGTGCGACTGCGGTGCGACGTCTCGGACAGTCGTGGGACGTTGTCCGCCTATGGGGGGCAGCTCAGCGAGATGGTGGCGGGGCTGGCTGGGGAACGGTGAGGAGGCGGCGTTCGGCGAACTGCCAGGGCGTTTTCGCGGCGGTGGTGAAGGTGGCGGGGCCTTCTGGAAGATGGGTGAGGACGCCGAGGAGGAGGGTGTGGGAGACGGCCAGGACGG contains the following coding sequences:
- a CDS encoding FadR/GntR family transcriptional regulator; its protein translation is MTGSSRPASAASETETEAAPYRPGYEVAAERILEYVARQGMGPGDRLPTEKDLAAEVDMSRTVVREGVKILSALGRLSVEKGRGIFVAHPRNDLWSDTFSRFLPTDPSRVGELFEFRRFTEAETSGLAAARATPVQLRAIREAAQRSAEAAERDDHESFGRADAEFHQAIGAAAGNAFLSSLVDAIQRLQRQVTIVALADSAPGSLAGAAEQHLAILEAIGAGEPEQAAALMARHIDTTELQVQREIRNRIFAAPAVPAGPDGA
- a CDS encoding discoidin domain-containing protein → MVSLLALAAPATPASAAPDPVNAKPAVVPALQKWQGRTGFFELSRHSRIVFAGAHRDRLRDQLATLPDEIEQVTGRKPALSPRHPHSGDIVLSIDPTLPEAVDGARFKEEGYTFTVTGKNVRITAPTAKGVYYGTRTLLQILLLDDGRDSVPVGTAVDWPNYKVRGFTLDVGRRFFTADFIRDYIRLMGWFKLNEFQIHLNDNGFKGDRPWSEAQAGFRLKTENPLLSGLASKDGAYDRRDWESFEDTAAANGVTLVPEFDAPAHSLAFIRFKPSLGLNNGDSDHLDLSKPETTAFMKLVFAEFTPWFRGPDVHFGADEYRVDKPRYKTYFNEMATHIRALGKHPRAWGSLSLMASSTEGYDRDVTLNSWNNQWYGPQAAKKDGYSFINTNDALLYIVPFASYYHGHGLDGKYLYDNWEPNVFPDGQSVAPKDPQLLGSMSSVWNDLTTSSYTELDVHKLVEPTFGILAQKMWSGANSGVPYSDFMSTVRKLGVGTGLTEVATTLATPANSELSAGKPATASAGTADAAFDGVSTTKWQSGPGDHAWLRVDLGRPQIVTRADLDWAPAHGRDYAMQVSGDGRTWTTVARRTDRASAGSDTLTFEPVTARYVRLVGTEAARKQDGYALWSMRVFDAADLALHRPTTASSSEVPSLGPENATDGDPASRWASAYRDGEWIQVDLGQAQTVRRVLLDWETASGQDYDIQVSDDGVNWKTAAAVRDKPAGARVDDLTFAPASGLYVRMQGIKRTSSFGYSLRRFEVRAASPEPNLLRR
- a CDS encoding Ig domain-containing protein, with the protein product MAAGPAHAARTARTKTSPSLRIGAGFLSVGISGSGYVDSLVDLRDGTDHLAEDTPVPLVSVVADGKHVVPAKVRVVSRDRAHHRQVLEFVGESVTIQVEAVGFPTHSTLEVVGLTAASGVDVQTLLWGPLPTTLDDTIGETVGVVANSDFVMGVRPLNDKTVGGWPNEHLAYGFGPDLVWNPYGLQTGAKDEWLASNVAAKTTWGSVLRAATYDYSKVRVRQRTNGYEIPLGPLPAPEGRIVGSKIALFGSAPDLALTVLSQIAKEHDQAYPTLDDQWQKVAQRTSQTHFWVHDLNTGNVTAAAKLAAQAGVRNIYAISGNGPWVSHGHYQFNGSFGGSDAAAAQLVAAAAKEGIEVGVHTLSTFIDANDPYVKAPADPRLAVGGSARLTRPLAGSDTTLYVDANGLLASGVDGQRLRIGDEFITYGSVTKVSNTEWQVGGLSRAQWSSAAKDYPAGTTVARLIQNGYGGALASLPITDEIATRLATAYNTSGVHATSYDGLEGTGYNGWGGYGFARLVNGVHRQVTTKNFITECSNLASNTWDAQSRASWGEIGPTSYAQIIRSNTFYRANYLPGMMGQQGLSGSDTLQKIEDTLAHAASLDAGINFETTVSGLQSGQNATALLAAVRMWESARAAGAFTAEQKKQLGVASRHWHLSEVTPDAEWTLQEKDTSGQSTGDPQPVKAPTPGFATPEPTGARVGRLYAFKVTSTTPRTIRYEVTDGRLPRGLTLNQDTGGITGIPAFPGTSKFTITAKNGGRIADAKITYKVTTRP
- a CDS encoding ABC transporter substrate-binding protein encodes the protein MTRNPILTRTAALAGALLLAGCTAGSSGTSASKGDGDKATLTFLTFETPNLDAKYWDAAIARASAKVPGVTIKKLVSPSADRTGYAKQLDSTGQFPDVMIGLNPAGFAEAGKLAPWTDKELATYKNPRANTYDGKVYQLPYSAQTTLVYYDKKDFAAAGIDTPPRTYRELLDDSAKLKKKGINPFVVGGGGKDSWADMFPLICTVATDVYKKTPDWLSQRAEGKVKFTDPAFVAAAQKVAGLADKGYIDRAGLSRSYADTEQAFRDGKGAMYPMGSWFSASADTKKPDFDTGVFAWPTDQGAPALPGVLGGGMTVSSKSSDVPLAKKWAKAFMEDQKNLDAAVKADGLIIDIKGYSPPSAMGPVYKKTVAAYRQAQKDDGIVNSFSQETGDGSLPPGLADKAAAGVQNLLGGRMTARQFGAYMDEQWDKATR